CTTAGAAATATTATTATCATTTTAAAATTATACTTTTTAAAACCTTATCCTGTATAAACATAAACATTGCAGTCAGGTAGTATACTCAAATATTTGCCGTTATATAAATTTTTTTGTTTTCTGAATTATCAGGTATGGTTTTACAATTATTTATTAATTTTTCGACAAATATTTCCGTTTTATTTAAAGCATCATAAGGGTTGATTCCTTTAGTCAAAAGAGCCGCCATCATTGCGGAAAATGCGCATCCTGTTCCGTGAATCTGCTTGTCTGTAATAATACGCCTTTTTTTGTATGATGCGAACTCATTGCTTTCAGTTAATAACAAATCTGTTATCTCTTCGTCTCCCGCGCAATAACCGCTTCGTACAGCATTATTAATGCAGCGGTTTTCATTATTGTAATCGGCATCATCTATCGTTATACCGCCATACTGAGAGTGAGAGCCTCGTAAATGCGAACCTTTTATTATTATATTTTTAATGCGGCGATATTGCTTTTTTATAGCAGCTGCTGCATCTTTCATGCAGTCAAGATTTTTGATTTCTAGACCAGAAATGATTTCTGCCTCGTTAATATTAGGCGTAATAACTGTTGCAATATTCAATAAATGTTCTAAATAACCTGCATCGAAATTGCCGCCGTTAAAGCCGCTCTTATTTCTGCTACCGCCTGCTCCGGTATCCCCTAATCTTACACCTGAAGTAGATACAAATACAGGGTCTAAAATAACATCTTTTACGTTATACTTTTTGATATAGCCGGCTAAAACGACGCTTTGCCGTTCGCTTCCGATAAGCCCTATTTTAACGGAATCAATCTTAAAATAATCGAATATCGCTTTAAGTTCATAATCAAAAAAATCGTCGTCGACAGCGGTAATTTTATATATATTATCCGGATTTTGAGCAGTAAGCACACTTATTGCCGACAACCCCAATATATTCAATTTTGAAAAAATTTTCGCATCAGACGTAATTCCTGCACCGCCTGAACCGTCGTATCCTGCAACCGATAAAATTTTTTTCATATTCTTATCTATTTAAAATAACTGTTGTTATTGTTTGTTTTATTAACTTTTATTGGTTTATTGTTTATTTTATCAATATTGTTTATTTTATTAATATTGTTTATTGTTTTTTTGATTAAACAGATTTATTCAATTTATACTCTCTTATTGTTTTAATCTTATTTAAAACTTCGTTTATACCGTAAGTATTTAATACATCATTCTTTGTTGTCCACCCCTTTCTGGCTGCGTTTACGCCATATTCTATAACATCAAAGCCTTTTTTATTATGCGCGTCAGGGTTAATTGAAAGCATAACCGATTTAGAAATTGCTTCTTTAATGTATCGCCAGTCAATATCAAGCCTTTTAGGATTTGCATTGAGTTCAACTATCGTTTTGTATTCGCTTAGAGTATCTATAACAGCGGAAATATTAACCTCATATTCTTTTCTTTCCAGAAGCAGCCTTCCCGTTAAATGCCCGAGCATAGTCGTGTAAGGATTTTTTATTGCCTTCATTATTCTTGCGGTCATATCTTCTTTATGCATATTGAATCTGGAATGTACCGAAGCTATCACAAAATCTAACTTAGAAAGCGTCTCGTTTCCATAATCAAGGTCGCCGTTTTCTAAAATATCGGATTCAATTCCTTTTAGTATTGTAATTTTTCCTTCATATTGTTTATTCAGTCTGTCGATATGTTCAATTTCAGAATTTAATTCATCGGCACTGAGCCCGTGAGCATAGGGCGCGGAAACTGAATGGTCGGTTATGCCTATATACTCAAAACCCAGTTCTAAAGCAGTTTTAACCATTTCTTCCAAACTTTCTTTCCCATCGGTATAGGATGTGTGTACGTGAAATACACCTCTTATATCTTTAATGTTTATCAGCTCGGGAATATCGTGCTTCAGAGCCTCTTCTATCTCTCCTGCGCCCTCTCTCAGTTCAGGCGGAATAAACTGCATATTAAAAACATTATAAAAATCTTTTTCATCTGCAACTATTATTTTATTATATTCCGTCTTGTAAATTCCATATTCATTTATTTTATAACCGTGTTTTTTTTCACGGCTTCTCAATTCTTCATTGTGAAGTTTTGAACCTGTAAAATGATGCAGGGCGTATATATAATCTTCCGGCGGTACTATCCTTAAATCAACACGCATACCGTTTTCCAGTACAATGCTTATTTTTGTATCTCCGTTAGATTCAATATGCGCTATTTTATCGTATTTTAAAAAGACTTCCGCTATTGCCGAAGATTTTGATGCAATTACGATATCTATATCGCCTACTGTTTCCAATTTCCTTCTTAATGAACCGGCTATTTCAATGTTTGATATTAAACTGCCGGCTGCTTCTAATAAATATGAAATAATCAGACCTGCTTCCAGCTGCGCTTCTGGATACAAATATCTTTCTTTAAAGTTATTATATTCTTTTATAGATTCGGTTAAATTGCTTACGGTTTTTTCTCCAAATCCATCGAGATAGAGTAATTTTTTATCTTCAAGCGCCGTTTTTAAATCCGCAATATTTTTTATTCCTAATTTTTCATATAAAATCTTAGTTTTTTTTGGACCGAGTCCTCTTAATTTTAACAATTCAAAAATACCTTCAGGCACAGATTTTTTTAGCTCTTCATAATAAATCAGCCGTCCTGTTTTAACTAATTCTTCAATTTTAGAGGCAATATCTTTGCCTATTCCGGGAATTTTTGACATTTCGCCTTTCAAAACTGCATCTTCAATATTTCCGGGAAATTGGCTTATAACACGTGATGCGTTTAAATATGCCCTTATCTTAAAAAGATTATCGCCTTTAATTTCAAGCAATTCAGAAATTTTTTCAAATATTTCAGCAATTTTTTCTTTGTTTATGCTCATTTTTTAATCAGTTTTTTAATTAGAGACAAAGACTTATTTATTTATTATTAATTCTTCACATTAGCCAATATGCAATAAAATTTCTATTACTGCTATAATTTATCGTATAATTATACTATATTATCACATTATATTATAATTTATAATGCCCGTGTGATATAATTAATTACAGATATAATGCCGATAGAAATTCAATTAGTTAAAAAAAATAGCAGAAAAATGACAAAAAATTAAATTATAGCAAAAGGCGTAATGTCAATAATAATTAAAATAAATAATTAAAATAAATAATTCATTAACAATGATTAACAATTAAATCAGCGGGAGAATATTAATGGGATTTTCATTGAATCTAGTTTTTTTTATTTTTAATATTATAAACATAATTCTTCAGGCTTATATGTGGATAATAATTATCAAGGCATTAGTTTCTTGGGTTAATCCCGACCCGTATAATCCTATTATAAGATTTCTTAACGATATAACCGAACCTGTCCTCCGAAAGGTAAGGGCGGTAATTCCTATCGGCAATATCGGAATAGATTTATCACCTATAATTGTTATTTTTGCAATTTATATATTGCAAATGCTTCTTGCCTATTTACAGAATGACTTGGTAAGCTATTTAATCAGCATGAAAATTTAACTTAAGCTTATTCAATTTCAATATTTAAAATTATAAATTAAAATTATAAATTTGACATTTTATATATATCTAATTAAAATAATTATTAAGATAATAATTTATTCAGATAAGGAGCATTTTATATATGGAACTTTCACCATTGGAGATTAAATCTCAGAAATTTTCACGCAGACTTAAAGGCTATGACACTACAGAGGTTGATAATTTTTTAGAATTGATAGCCAAAGACTTGGAAAAACTTTACGGCGAATTTTATAATCTCAAAGAAGAAATTGTAAAAAAAAATCAAGAAATTAAAGAATTTAAAGAAAAAGACAAAATGATAAGCGACGCCGTATTAATGGTAAGGTCTATAGGCGACGAAATTAAAACAGCCGCCAAAAGCGAAGCCGAGTCAATAAAAAATAATGCAATCATGGAAGCCAAAAGAATTACCGATGAGGCGTACGCTAAATATTCTGAAATATACCTCAGCGCAAATGAACTCTTAAATAAAAGAGTTCTGATACTAAATTCTATGAAAAATCTGCTTTCTACAAATATTGATCTGGTTAACGTAGAAGAATCTAAAAAACTTGAATTATCTTTGTCCGTTAAAGATAAAAAAATTGTAGATAATCTTGCAGACGCCTTAAAGACCGATAAGAATCGCTCTAAAATAAACGATGATAAAGAAAACGAAAATGGCGCATCATCCCACACATCCTACACTGAAACAAAAGAAAAAGCGCAGGAAAATAATAAAATAAATAATAATTTACCGACGTCGGATAATATGCAAGATAGGAATGAGAATATAACTGAAAAAAAAATTGAAGACGGGCATAACACTAACGATGCTGCCGAAGTCCATATTCCCCGCACAGAATCTGATAAAGCCCTAAAAAATGAAGCTGACAGCAGTAATAAAAGTCAAGCAGATAATAATAGCGACGGCGTCGATATAGACAGCGAAGAACTGGAAAAATTGTTAGGCGACGTCAATAAGTTCACGTTTTAAACCGTTTAATTCATTATTTGACCGAAGTCATATCTATCTATG
This genomic stretch from Candidatus Acididesulfobacter guangdongensis harbors:
- a CDS encoding hydroxymethylpyrimidine/phosphomethylpyrimidine kinase, with the protein product MKKILSVAGYDGSGGAGITSDAKIFSKLNILGLSAISVLTAQNPDNIYKITAVDDDFFDYELKAIFDYFKIDSVKIGLIGSERQSVVLAGYIKKYNVKDVILDPVFVSTSGVRLGDTGAGGSRNKSGFNGGNFDAGYLEHLLNIATVITPNINEAEIISGLEIKNLDCMKDAAAAIKKQYRRIKNIIIKGSHLRGSHSQYGGITIDDADYNNENRCINNAVRSGYCAGDEEITDLLLTESNEFASYKKRRIITDKQIHGTGCAFSAMMAALLTKGINPYDALNKTEIFVEKLINNCKTIPDNSENKKIYITANI
- a CDS encoding YggT family protein: MGFSLNLVFFIFNIINIILQAYMWIIIIKALVSWVNPDPYNPIIRFLNDITEPVLRKVRAVIPIGNIGIDLSPIIVIFAIYILQMLLAYLQNDLVSYLISMKI
- a CDS encoding DivIVA domain-containing protein; this encodes MELSPLEIKSQKFSRRLKGYDTTEVDNFLELIAKDLEKLYGEFYNLKEEIVKKNQEIKEFKEKDKMISDAVLMVRSIGDEIKTAAKSEAESIKNNAIMEAKRITDEAYAKYSEIYLSANELLNKRVLILNSMKNLLSTNIDLVNVEESKKLELSLSVKDKKIVDNLADALKTDKNRSKINDDKENENGASSHTSYTETKEKAQENNKINNNLPTSDNMQDRNENITEKKIEDGHNTNDAAEVHIPRTESDKALKNEADSSNKSQADNNSDGVDIDSEELEKLLGDVNKFTF
- the polX gene encoding DNA polymerase/3'-5' exonuclease PolX, with product MNKEKIAEIFEKISELLEIKGDNLFKIRAYLNASRVISQFPGNIEDAVLKGEMSKIPGIGKDIASKIEELVKTGRLIYYEELKKSVPEGIFELLKLRGLGPKKTKILYEKLGIKNIADLKTALEDKKLLYLDGFGEKTVSNLTESIKEYNNFKERYLYPEAQLEAGLIISYLLEAAGSLISNIEIAGSLRRKLETVGDIDIVIASKSSAIAEVFLKYDKIAHIESNGDTKISIVLENGMRVDLRIVPPEDYIYALHHFTGSKLHNEELRSREKKHGYKINEYGIYKTEYNKIIVADEKDFYNVFNMQFIPPELREGAGEIEEALKHDIPELINIKDIRGVFHVHTSYTDGKESLEEMVKTALELGFEYIGITDHSVSAPYAHGLSADELNSEIEHIDRLNKQYEGKITILKGIESDILENGDLDYGNETLSKLDFVIASVHSRFNMHKEDMTARIMKAIKNPYTTMLGHLTGRLLLERKEYEVNISAVIDTLSEYKTIVELNANPKRLDIDWRYIKEAISKSVMLSINPDAHNKKGFDVIEYGVNAARKGWTTKNDVLNTYGINEVLNKIKTIREYKLNKSV